One stretch of Podospora bellae-mahoneyi strain CBS 112042 chromosome 2, whole genome shotgun sequence DNA includes these proteins:
- a CDS encoding hypothetical protein (EggNog:ENOG503PXRH) translates to MSLFIGSKSASSRQGSHIYRDKHPSFSYGSRNKYRGRDPKVSGATLVENEAGDRPLTGTSFLFVVNELSNNYEAQTHGSEPLRDQWLNFMPPERADEYLDEWPGMVFRYLQEPQGGVITPADEYRWYRPGRGHEGHIVRVDTAGNITGHPIICRQATIFSCSNHLPVIVGPGDASLGNSRVVRHVLDSDNMFYWSLLHISRWDDGSNISYVNSEGRGVPSVVGKNPSWIPSLVPQVYSNPNTNLVSGGLSGDLSVLIGLMAFHSRVGRASDVFISQKWHHNRWIGSQHAPTHVPRTQEENPRGFFVQVCLDNLVRGLEDSDENNIRAEDCLQHVLALEWHSVLVREN, encoded by the exons ATGAGTCTGTTCATT GGCAGCAaatctgcttcttctcgtcaGGGTAGTCATATTTACCGTGATAAGCACCCTTCCTTTAGCTATGGCTCCCGCAACAAGTATCGCGGTCGCGACCCCAAGGTCTCTGGTGCCACCCTAGTTGAAAATGAAGCTGGCGATCGACCTCTCACTGGCACCTCATTCTTATTTGTGGTCAACGAACTCAGCAACAATTATGAGGCTCAGACTCACGGAAGCGAGCCACTTCGGGATCAGTGGTTGAACTTCATGCCCCCTGAACGCGCGGATGAGTACTTGGATGAATGGCCGGGAATGGTATTCCGGTATCTGCAGGAACCGCAAGGCGGCGTCATCACTCCGGCTGATGAGTATCGGTG GTACCGCCCTGGCCGAGGACACGAAGGTCATATCGTTCGAGTCGATACGGCAGGCAACATCACCGGCCACCCCATTATTTGCCGTCAAGCGACCATTTTCTCCTGTAGCAACCACCTACCCGTGATTGTTGGGCCTGGTGACGCATCTCTTGGTAACTCGAGAGTTGTACGCCATGTCCTGGACAGCGACAACATGTTTTACTGGAGCCTCCTGCACATTAGCCGCTGGGATGATGGCTCCAACATCAGTTATGTCAACTCCGAGGGGCGAGGTGTGCCTTCTGTCGTCGGTAAAAACCCTTCTTGGATTCCCTCGCTCGTTCCTCAGGTGTATTCGAATCCAAATACAAACCTGGTGTCAGGTGGGCTGTCTGGTGACTTGTCCGTCTTGATTGGGCTGATGGCTTTCCACAGCAGGGTAGGAAGGGCGAGTGACGTGTTCATCTCGCAAAAATGGCATCACAATCGGTGGATTGGAAGCCAGCACGCACCGACACATG TGCCAAGAACCCAAGAGGAAAATCCGCGCGGTTTTTTTGTCCAAGTGTGTCTGGACAATCTGGTAAGGGGACTGGAGGACAGTGATGAGAACAACATCAGGGCTGAGGACTGCTTGCAGCATGTTTTGGCACTGGAATGGCACAGTGTTCTTGTTAGGGAGAACTGA